From the genome of Spirosomataceae bacterium TFI 002, one region includes:
- a CDS encoding regulatory protein, arsR family, translated as MDAIFKALNDPTRREILLMLKDKDLNAGKIAAQFNMSKPSISHHLDLLKQAELVSFEKAGQFINYSLNAKKLEEIFAWFVQFKPDEAVHLQKPKIRL; from the coding sequence ATGGATGCTATTTTTAAAGCCCTAAATGACCCCACCCGACGCGAAATCCTTTTGATGTTGAAGGATAAAGACCTCAATGCTGGTAAAATTGCTGCTCAGTTCAATATGAGTAAGCCTAGTATCTCACATCACTTGGATTTATTGAAACAAGCTGAACTTGTTAGTTTCGAAAAAGCAGGACAATTCATCAATTATAGTCTGAATGCCAAAAAGCTAGAAGAGATTTTCGCGTGGTTTGTTCAGTTTAAGCCGGATGAAGCAGTGCATTTACAGAAACCTAAGATTAGGTTGTGA
- a CDS encoding Glutamate or tyrosine decarboxylase: MKFWKKKSSKEIQDRISKALSENRSFYDEPILGMPASHLDSKIFPNNNPILKDAPFLQTLINNPNHIGCHTIAQSESTFAGTQEIEKQLLNIIACDIFKANENEYDGYVASGGTEANMQAVWIYREYFKKEKGAKQSEIAVFCSTDTHYSLPKACNVLSLDLYKIQVDDDTREMSPESISATLDRAKSEGKKYIIFTSNMMTTMFGSVDDIDMIAKCLKESELEYKIHIDGAYGGFFYPFAQEESILNFENPEVSSITVDAHKMVQAPYGTGIFLIRKGFMKYTHSKDASYVKGEDYTLVGSRSGANAIAVWMILSSYGSYGWAEKNFVLKKRTDWLCNKLDKLNIEYFRHPDSNIVTIRAEYIDQDLAAKYYIVPDNHHNPKWYKIIVMEHVGIEHLELFLDDITIPA; this comes from the coding sequence ATGAAATTCTGGAAAAAGAAATCAAGCAAAGAAATTCAAGATAGAATTTCGAAAGCTCTAAGTGAAAACCGTAGTTTTTACGACGAACCAATATTAGGAATGCCTGCTTCCCATTTGGATTCCAAAATATTCCCCAATAATAATCCAATACTGAAGGATGCCCCTTTTCTGCAAACACTAATAAACAATCCAAACCACATTGGTTGCCACACCATTGCTCAATCCGAATCCACTTTTGCTGGAACGCAAGAAATAGAAAAACAGCTATTAAATATAATAGCTTGTGATATATTCAAAGCCAACGAAAATGAATACGACGGTTATGTTGCCTCTGGTGGTACAGAAGCCAATATGCAAGCAGTATGGATTTATCGAGAATATTTCAAGAAAGAAAAAGGTGCAAAACAAAGCGAAATAGCTGTATTTTGTTCTACCGACACGCACTACAGTTTACCAAAAGCCTGCAATGTGCTCAGCCTTGATCTTTACAAAATTCAAGTAGACGATGACACTAGAGAAATGAGCCCTGAATCAATTTCAGCGACTTTGGATAGAGCAAAAAGCGAAGGTAAAAAGTATATTATTTTCACTTCAAATATGATGACGACGATGTTTGGCAGCGTTGATGATATTGACATGATTGCCAAATGCCTGAAAGAATCTGAACTTGAATATAAAATTCATATTGATGGAGCTTATGGTGGTTTCTTCTATCCTTTTGCACAAGAAGAAAGCATTCTAAATTTTGAAAACCCAGAAGTCAGCAGCATTACTGTGGATGCACACAAAATGGTGCAAGCCCCATACGGAACAGGCATTTTCTTAATTCGAAAGGGTTTCATGAAGTACACGCATAGCAAAGATGCTTCATATGTAAAAGGCGAAGATTATACCCTTGTTGGAAGTAGATCAGGAGCAAATGCCATTGCAGTTTGGATGATTTTGAGTTCATACGGCAGCTATGGGTGGGCAGAAAAAAACTTTGTTTTGAAAAAAAGAACTGATTGGCTGTGTAACAAACTTGACAAACTCAATATCGAATATTTTCGACACCCAGATTCCAATATTGTTACTATTAGAGCCGAGTACATAGACCAAGATTTAGCTGCAAAATATTATATAGTTCCAGACAATCACCACAATCCTAAATGGTACAAGATCATCGTAATGGAACATGTAGGAATTGAACACCTAGAGTTATTTTTAGACGACATCACTATCCCAGCCTAA
- a CDS encoding homoserine kinase: protein MSDSIHIFAPATVANVACGFDIFGLAVDSPGDEVIVSKRNDSKIVITKITGDEGKLTLDPFQNTVSVPVIKFLEKIGSQQGFDIKLHKKMPLGSGLGSSSASAVAGVFAANELLGKPLETEKLLPFSMEGERIACGSAHADNVAPALLGGFVLIRSYDPLDVVKISTPDNLWVSIVHPDVEVNTKDARFILRQEVEFGKAIAQMGNVAGMIAGLTTSNYALIGRSMTDYLIEPKRSILIPGFAEVKAAAIASGALGCSISGAGPSIFAFSEGQAQADKTAQAMCEAFNAIDINTNHFVSKVNQNGPRVLG, encoded by the coding sequence ATGAGCGATAGCATTCACATATTCGCCCCTGCAACAGTTGCAAACGTGGCTTGTGGTTTTGACATCTTCGGCCTTGCTGTGGATTCACCCGGCGACGAGGTAATTGTTAGTAAAAGAAATGACTCCAAAATTGTCATTACAAAAATCACGGGAGACGAAGGGAAATTAACACTTGATCCATTTCAAAATACAGTCAGTGTTCCTGTCATCAAGTTTTTAGAAAAAATTGGCTCTCAGCAAGGTTTTGATATTAAATTACACAAAAAAATGCCTTTAGGCAGTGGATTAGGCAGTTCTTCTGCCAGTGCTGTTGCTGGAGTTTTTGCCGCCAATGAATTACTGGGAAAACCTTTAGAAACAGAGAAACTTCTACCTTTTTCTATGGAAGGTGAACGTATTGCATGTGGTAGTGCTCATGCCGACAACGTTGCTCCTGCCCTACTCGGTGGCTTTGTTTTGATCCGAAGCTACGATCCGCTGGATGTTGTCAAAATCTCTACTCCAGACAACCTCTGGGTAAGCATTGTTCACCCAGATGTGGAAGTAAATACCAAGGATGCGAGATTCATTCTTCGTCAAGAAGTGGAATTTGGAAAAGCAATTGCACAAATGGGAAATGTAGCTGGCATGATCGCCGGACTAACAACCTCCAATTATGCACTCATAGGCAGGTCTATGACTGATTACCTCATTGAACCAAAAAGGTCTATTCTCATACCAGGCTTTGCCGAAGTAAAAGCGGCAGCTATTGCGTCAGGAGCTTTAGGATGTAGTATTTCAGGAGCTGGACCATCAATTTTTGCATTCTCCGAAGGGCAGGCCCAAGCAGACAAAACTGCTCAAGCCATGTGCGAAGCTTTTAACGCAATAGATATCAACACCAACCATTTTGTCTCTAAAGTGAACCAAAACGGACCTAGGGTTTTGGGTTGA
- a CDS encoding small conductance mechanosensitive channel, with protein MEIDFTKYATMATDAVVTFAPKLLGSIAVLIIGFWIIKKLSVITQNGLKKSSLSPEITTFLISMFDIILKLSVVLFAAGFIGFDISAIIGLLAAAGFAVGLALQGGLGNFASGIIILVFKPYQVGDWIQLDDKFGQVEEIQIFNTLLGTPGFKTLIIPNGQITENVVTNYSKKGKIRLELEIAMPYEESFPKVREVLLGVLKNNAFALDEPQPLVGIEKYDSHNIIVGVKPFVIPENYWDAVYQINAEIKAALSANGISMAYSEGVELGKIGG; from the coding sequence ATGGAAATTGATTTTACTAAATATGCTACAATGGCTACCGATGCGGTTGTAACTTTTGCCCCCAAACTACTCGGATCGATAGCAGTTTTAATTATCGGATTTTGGATCATTAAAAAGCTTTCTGTAATTACTCAAAATGGTCTTAAAAAATCGAGCCTATCACCTGAGATTACGACTTTTTTGATCTCGATGTTTGATATTATTTTGAAGCTATCGGTAGTGCTTTTTGCAGCGGGTTTCATAGGATTCGATATTTCGGCGATCATTGGATTACTTGCAGCTGCAGGTTTTGCTGTTGGGTTAGCCTTACAAGGCGGCCTAGGTAATTTTGCCTCAGGAATTATCATTTTAGTCTTTAAGCCTTATCAAGTTGGTGATTGGATTCAGTTGGATGACAAATTTGGACAAGTTGAAGAAATCCAGATTTTTAATACGTTATTGGGAACCCCAGGCTTTAAAACGCTCATAATTCCAAATGGTCAAATTACAGAAAACGTAGTTACTAATTATTCTAAGAAGGGGAAGATCAGACTGGAGCTTGAAATAGCGATGCCATACGAAGAGAGTTTCCCAAAGGTTAGAGAGGTGCTTTTAGGGGTTTTGAAAAATAACGCCTTTGCACTAGATGAACCACAGCCTTTGGTTGGAATTGAAAAATACGATTCGCACAATATAATAGTAGGTGTAAAGCCATTTGTAATACCAGAAAACTATTGGGATGCCGTGTACCAAATTAATGCTGAAATAAAAGCTGCATTGAGTGCCAACGGAATTTCAATGGCCTACAGCGAAGGAGTAGAGCTAGGTAAGATTGGTGGATAA
- a CDS encoding aspartate kinase — protein MRVLKFGGTSVGTVDSINQVIEVIKSRVKEDEEVAVVYSAFGGVTNRLIEIGNMASNADIEYQDHLHSVEERHFNAIRGLIPVKQQSSLIAQVKGLFNKIEDLLRGIELIQEISPRTLDLLVSFGERLSTTIITAAIKEKGLTAQMLDTREVIVSDSNFGNANVNFSTTNDNITNYFKENKAQVTCITGFIARNIDGVTTTLGRGGSDYTASIFGAALTASTIEIWTDVNGMMTADPRKVKNAFTIPKISYAEAMELSHFGAKVIYPPSLTPAFQKNIPVKVLNTFEADHEGTLISRESPKKAYSITGISSIDDIALVNVQGNGMIGVAGVSARLFSVLAANKISVILISQASSEHSICFAISPKDAKEVKSLLEEEFAVEMSHSDIESINIQEHLSVIAIVGEGMKASSGTSGKLFGVLGQNGVNVIAVAQGSSELNISVVIEKKNISKALNAIHERFFNVDGVTLNLFMVGPTGLIGKTLLRQIHQQKAYLKKNKNLNLKLIGLSNTRQMLIDAEGIDISKWKEELKERGEKTNLAEFVGDIQTLNLPYSIFIDNTADKNMVQFYYPLMDASVSIVTPNKVANSGPYKDYKKLQDIAKARNVKFLYETNVGAGLPIINTLQGLIEAGDEIHKIEAVLSGTLAYIFNNFQMGKSFLQIVKEAKEQGFTEPDPREDLSGMDVARKILILAREIGLELEPEDVTIEPLLNEACTKAASVEDFYTELDKDNDRFEKLLLEADALDKKLRFIATLENGEAKLGLRTVDKNHPFYNLAGSENIIAFTTERYKHNPLVVKGPGAGAEVTAMGVFADIISLSSLLN, from the coding sequence ATGAGGGTTCTAAAATTTGGTGGTACATCCGTAGGTACTGTCGATAGCATAAATCAGGTGATCGAGGTTATAAAATCTCGAGTAAAAGAAGACGAGGAAGTTGCTGTGGTATATTCTGCCTTTGGTGGTGTAACCAATAGGCTTATTGAAATTGGCAATATGGCGAGTAACGCTGATATTGAATACCAAGATCACTTGCACTCTGTAGAAGAAAGACACTTCAATGCCATTCGTGGCCTTATCCCAGTCAAACAACAAAGTAGCTTAATCGCTCAAGTAAAAGGTCTTTTCAACAAAATCGAAGACTTGCTTAGAGGAATAGAGCTTATTCAAGAGATTTCGCCTCGCACGCTAGATTTACTTGTAAGTTTTGGTGAAAGATTAAGTACGACCATCATCACTGCGGCGATCAAAGAAAAAGGCTTAACAGCCCAAATGCTTGATACCAGAGAAGTTATTGTAAGCGATTCCAATTTTGGAAATGCAAATGTTAACTTCAGCACTACGAATGATAACATTACCAACTATTTCAAAGAAAACAAGGCTCAGGTAACTTGTATAACTGGTTTTATAGCTAGAAATATTGATGGAGTTACCACTACACTTGGTAGAGGTGGATCAGACTATACAGCTTCTATTTTTGGAGCAGCATTGACCGCCAGTACTATAGAAATATGGACGGATGTAAACGGAATGATGACTGCCGATCCTAGAAAAGTGAAAAACGCATTCACAATTCCTAAGATATCTTATGCTGAAGCTATGGAGCTTTCGCATTTTGGAGCAAAGGTTATTTATCCGCCTAGCCTCACCCCCGCTTTTCAGAAAAACATTCCTGTGAAAGTTCTCAATACTTTTGAGGCCGACCACGAAGGAACTTTGATTTCGAGAGAATCTCCGAAAAAAGCATATTCAATTACTGGCATATCGAGTATCGATGATATCGCATTGGTTAATGTGCAAGGAAATGGGATGATAGGTGTAGCTGGTGTTTCGGCTCGCTTATTCAGTGTGTTAGCTGCAAATAAAATATCAGTAATCCTTATTTCTCAGGCTTCATCGGAGCATAGCATTTGTTTTGCTATTAGCCCGAAAGACGCCAAAGAAGTAAAGTCTTTGCTTGAAGAAGAGTTTGCCGTAGAAATGTCACATTCTGACATTGAATCTATAAATATTCAAGAGCATTTATCTGTCATCGCTATTGTAGGTGAAGGCATGAAAGCCAGCTCTGGTACTTCTGGAAAACTATTCGGCGTATTAGGCCAAAACGGTGTAAACGTTATAGCTGTTGCCCAAGGTTCTTCGGAGCTAAATATATCTGTGGTCATTGAGAAAAAGAACATTTCAAAAGCCCTCAATGCAATTCACGAGCGATTCTTTAATGTGGATGGAGTTACGCTCAACCTTTTCATGGTTGGACCTACTGGTCTTATTGGAAAAACACTTTTGAGACAAATTCACCAGCAGAAGGCATATTTGAAGAAAAACAAAAACCTCAACCTTAAGCTAATTGGACTAAGTAATACGCGTCAAATGCTTATTGATGCTGAGGGTATTGATATATCGAAATGGAAAGAAGAACTCAAAGAAAGAGGAGAAAAAACCAATCTTGCTGAGTTTGTAGGAGATATACAAACCTTAAACTTGCCATACAGTATTTTCATTGACAATACTGCGGACAAGAACATGGTGCAGTTCTACTATCCATTGATGGATGCCAGTGTTTCTATTGTTACGCCTAATAAAGTTGCAAACTCAGGCCCATACAAGGATTACAAAAAGCTACAAGATATTGCCAAAGCACGAAACGTAAAATTCCTTTACGAAACTAACGTAGGTGCAGGTTTACCAATCATCAACACCCTACAAGGTTTGATTGAAGCTGGAGACGAAATACATAAAATAGAAGCTGTACTTTCGGGTACCTTAGCCTATATTTTCAATAATTTCCAGATGGGTAAAAGTTTCTTACAAATCGTGAAAGAAGCAAAAGAGCAAGGCTTTACGGAACCAGATCCAAGAGAAGATCTAAGTGGAATGGACGTAGCAAGAAAGATATTGATTCTTGCACGAGAAATAGGCTTAGAGCTTGAACCAGAAGACGTTACCATAGAACCTCTATTAAATGAAGCTTGTACAAAAGCTGCTTCAGTAGAAGATTTCTATACGGAGCTTGACAAGGACAATGACCGTTTTGAAAAATTGTTATTAGAAGCCGATGCTTTGGACAAAAAACTAAGGTTTATTGCTACGCTTGAAAACGGTGAAGCGAAACTAGGTCTTAGAACCGTTGATAAAAACCATCCTTTCTACAACCTAGCAGGTAGCGAAAATATCATTGCGTTTACCACAGAGCGTTACAAGCACAACCCACTAGTAGTGAAAGGCCCAGGTGCAGGTGCTGAAGTAACAGCAATGGGTGTATTTGCAGATATCATAAGCTTGAGTAGTTTGTTGAATTAA
- a CDS encoding putative endonuclease: MKGWVNILECSDGSYYTGSTKDVQIRLIDH, from the coding sequence ATGAAAGGATGGGTAAACATACTAGAGTGCTCTGATGGATCCTATTATACAGGAAGTACCAAAGATGTGCAGATAAGGTTGATTGACCATTAG